From Aegilops tauschii subsp. strangulata cultivar AL8/78 chromosome 5, Aet v6.0, whole genome shotgun sequence:
CGGGGGTGCTGCCGGGGGAGACGCGGTGGTTCGGGGCGGATGGCTCGCTGGTGCTTGGAGATTGGTGTGATTTGACGGGATTCGGTGGAGGCGCTGGGTTTCGTGGGGTGCCAGGGTTTCGGCGGTTGCGTGTGGGGGACGTGGGTGTTTGCTGCTCCCTGAGGCCGATCTGGCGGCGCTCGTGCGGGGGAGCGAGCTGATTCGACGCGATTTGGAGGTGTGGCGGCGGGATCTTCGTGAGGCTCTTTTCGCGAGGGGGgtaggaggaggaggtggtggtagccCATGGGGCTCGCGCCGCCGGAGCTGGGCCAGTTCGACGGGTGGGAGAGCTCTGGCGAGGAGGAGCGGGAGAGGTGGGGATGGTGCCGCCGCAGCAGCAGGCGCGGCCGCCGCCTGCCCCGGAAGGGCGGCGAGGAGGACGCCGGCGTCGCTACTGGCTGCTGCATCCGCCTCTGGCCCATGGGCAACTGCCCGCCGCAGCCGCGCTCCAAGGTCGACACCTCCACCAGCAGCGCCAGCACGCACGGCGGtaatgtctctctctctctctctcgcggtGTTGCTTTCCATGTCTGCGGTTGATGCAATGCATGCATGCCCTAGTTGGTCATGGCCTATACTAGTCTGTTACGTTGTTAATGCTGATGGTGTGTGTGTGCCTCTTCCACAGTGTTGCTTTGGATGTTCAGATTCAGATTCCATGTAACGGATGCCGTATGGTTGTCGGTTATAGTTCGTTAGGCTGTTAATGCTTGCGAGCGTGCGCCGCCGGTCACGTGTCGTTTTGGATGTTTCGGTTTGATTAATGTATGCCGTAGTTGGTCGGCGGTTACGGTTCGTTAGGTTCTTATAATGCTGAGGATGTGTGTGTTTTGGTGGTTAAATTGCTGGGGAGCTGAGTGAACTACATGTGAGTACAGCTTGGCACAAAAATCTTTGGCCGTTGCAACGTTGTCGAGAAATGAATGTACAAATGTCCTAGTATTTAGTATGACAAGCCGACAAAACATATGAATTGTGAAATAGTTGGCGAATTCTAGTATTCTATTGCATATTTAGCACTGCATTTCTAGCTGAGCTGTTAGTCTGTTAATGGTGATGACGTGCGCCGCATTCACGGTGTCGTTTTGGATGTTTCGGTTTGATGCAGTTTTGCATGTTCTAGCTGAGCTGTTAGTCTGTTAGTTGGTTACAGTTCGTTAGATTTCTAATGCTGAGGATGTGTCTGTTTTGGTGGTAAAATTGCTGGAGAGTTGAGTGAACTATGTGTGAGTGCACTAGTGCAGGGCACAATAATCTTTGGTCGTAGCCACGTTGTCAAGCAATGAATGTAGAAATGTCCTAGTAGTATGACAAGCCGACAAAACAAATTAATCGTGAAATAGTTGGTGAATTTTACCGAACATTGAGCACCGTATTTCTAGCTGAGATTCAGGTGTCGTCATCACCTAATTAATTAATGTGAAATTGAAGGATGGGATTCTGGAATAGCAAGTGTACATGTGGGACTAGTGGCATGACTGCTTTCATGAGTATCTATTTTTAGAATAGCATGGTATGTTGTTGCTTCACACAGGTTGCACTAAATCCTGTAACAATTTAATGAGAATCATGCACAAGCAATCACAATGGATGTTGATAACTTGATAATATAATGTTACTCACCTACCTGACTCTGATTTTGTTGATGTCATCTCCTGTATGATGTTTAAAATAGTAACCGCTTTCTCAAATCATATTCATCAAGActtttgcttcatccatagatgGAAATGCATATTTGGAATGCATGAGAGATCAATATAGCCGCTTTATGAAGCCCTTTTGGTTTAGCTAGTGGCAACTATTTCTTACAAACAATACGTGGTTGGATCTCAGATAGATAATTTAGGTCTACTTTTGCATTTTTATGCCGTGCTGTGAAATCTAGTTAGTTATGTTAGGCTTGTGCTGGCCAGTACTAATTCTGGTACAATGTTTATCATATGGGCCTAGCGGACCTCTTTATGTAGTTTGTAATCTAAAGTAGACAAGAGCACTGGTTTGGGTAAGTAACAACTTTAATACCAAACAGTCCTTGTTGATTCTTCTCCGCTTGCTGACTAGATTATTTCAGAATTTTAGGCATGAAGAAATAGCATATTAACATGGTACCGGATGATACGAGGACTGAGTCTAGCCAGCTACTTAATTTTCCTCTAATTCGAGGATATATGCCTTGTGTTTGTACTTATGCCTTGGAACTAAAATCATGAGCTAAAGCATGATGTAGAGCTACGAGAAAGGACTCCAGTTGGCATATGGGTCCGTAGTTTCTGTCATGTTTATTAACTCATAACCTTATAACTACCTTTGTCAGGTGCTCACAGTGAATCACTTCTCCCCTTCTCCTTCAGAGAAGCCTATTTCTATTTCTTTTTTTCGAAATttgtgaaagaaaaaaaaaacggGTAGACTATTCACCTAGGTATTTGAAGGAGAAGCGTATTTCTGCTTCTTCTTTTGGAAATTTCTGATTAAATGGTTGCCTATTCAACTAGGTATTTATTTAGGAGAGAGATGTTTCCTGATCCTTGAAAGGTACCACCAGGTATCTGCACTCGACGATACCAGCAACCGTTATGTGAAATGGCATTCTGGTGTGAGTGTATTGTAAACAAGATTAAGTTGGTAATTAGTAACCTCTCCAAGTCCAACACTGCCATTCTTTGTCAAACAGTCACTTGGAGCATTTCTGTTGAGCCTCTCCTAGTACATCTATGCTCTGATTCCCCACCTACGTCCTCGCATTACTACTTGCTCCTTCAAGCTGCCAGAAATTGTAGTACTTTCTAATCAAGAACGTGCGTAACCACATCAACTTGCAAGGTCGTTTGTTTGTGCCTGCCAGCTTTTTGTAATTTGCTCTTCTGTAATGCCGTGATAGAAATATGTAGGTTTACTTCGGTTACTTAGATTCAGATATGTGGCCTTGTGGGTATACATTTCTACCAGTACCTCTTACTCTAGACATCGGATTATATTTGATGAACAGACCCAAGCACCAAGACATCTCTTAGGTAGTTTGGTATTGTTATATGAGTTGATTgtatttagtactccctccgtcccaaaataagtgtctcaagctTAGTGCAACTTTGTACTGgagctagtacaaagttgagacacttattttgggacggagggagtatgtgttTGTGTATGCCCCATACTTAAAATTACATTTTGCTTTCCTTTGGGGATACCTCAGACTTGGCTGTGTAGATTGAAATTATGTTTATTCTTATTGTTACCGTCGGGACATTCTTGTCTTATTATGGTAATACTAAAACTGTTATTCATTGCGTGGAACAGCAGAAAAGTCAGCAGAAAATGGTAGCAGGAACCAACCTGTTGTGTCAGTAGTCTCAGGCTCGACATCTACTAGTAATGCAGAGAGCAGTTCATCAGCATCTAAAGCTGGAGAGGAAATAAAGGTTTCCTCTAAGTTGCGCAAGTTTGGATTCAGTGATCTAAAATGCGCCACACGGAACTTCAGACCCGAGAGTCTTCTCGGTGAAGGGGGTTTTGGATGTGTGTTTAAAGGGTGGATCGAAGAGAATGGAACTGCGCCTGTGAAACCTGGTACAGGTCTTACAGTTGCTGTCAAGACACTCAATCATGATGGTCTTCAAGGGCACAAAGAATGGGTGGTATGTGCTTTGTTACTTCAAGCTATGTTTATTTTGATCTTCACTATCCAATTTCATTAGGATTTCCAATGATTCTCCTCCATATTCTATTTGCAGGCAGAAGTTGATTTCCTTGGTAACCTTCACCATCCCAATTTGGTCAAATTAATTGGATATTGTGTTGAAGATGACCAAAGATTGCTGGTATATGAATTTATGCCGCGTGGAAGTTTGGATAATCATCTATTCAGAAGTATGTACTGACCAGTTCTCAAGCACTTGAAGCTTTAAAATTTTCATAGAGCCTTTGTCCTGttttgttcatcatttttttcttttgagGATAACATGTTCCAAAGTGTTTGCCCATTGCATCACTCAATTGGAAAATATTATTTATTTCGTGGAAATTCGGAGCTTACATAAATTTCAATTCATACATAGGGTCTCTTCCTCTCCCATGGTCCATCAGAATGAAAGTTGCTCTTGGGGCAGCACAGGGTCTTTCCTTCCTTCATGAAGAAGCAGAAAGACCAGTCATTTATCGTGATTTTAAAACATCTAATATACTGCTAGATTCGGTAAGTATCGAATCCTTGAATTTATTTCATTGCGCATCACATGACTCACATAGGTGCATCCTGTTCATACGTGTAAATGTTGCTCTTGCAGGAATACAATGCAAAGCTCTCAGATTTTGGGCTTGCCAAAGATGGTCCTGTAGGTGACAAAACTCATGTGTCTACTCGAGTAATGGGAACCTATGGTTATGCAGCTCCAGAGTATGTCATGACAGGTAAGTGCTTCATCAGACATTACTTGCCAGCTCTGGAAGAGTGAAAGATACTTACAGAAACAACTTAGCTAGATTTGGAGTACTTGCGTAGGTTACTATGCATCATATGATCGTTGTCATTGACGTACTTAAGATATGAAATGATGCTTGTTGGATACTGGTAAATGGCATGAATGCAGACATACAGTTTGAGCAATTTCTTGGTATTATATAGAAGTTTAACTAGTAGTGTTGGCTTTGTCGGGTGTAATTAATTTGAGTGCATCTATCCATTCATGCAAGAAGCCCTTAGTGTCCTCATGTATAACTGATTTCCTGGCAAAAATAATATGCGCCAATCTACCAAAATCAACTATTTTGCTAATGCAGATCCCAGTGTCTTCTTAATTTAAAGGCAATGTTGGTGCTTGATACTGGGATGCTGCTTGGTTAAATTGTtcaattattgttttttagataGATGCCAGTTACACGATGTTTGTTCTAATGTTACTAGCTTTCATAACATATTTTCTGAATTTCAGGTCATTTGACATCAAAGAGTGACGTCTATAGCTTCGGTGTGGTGCTGCTTGAGATGATGTCAGGACGAAGGTCAATGGACAAGAACCGCCCAAACGGCGAGCACAACCTTGTGGagtgggcgcgccccctcctaggaGAGAGGCAGCGTTTCTACAAGCTAGTGGACCCTCGCCTGGAGGGCAATTTCTCTGTCAAAGGTGCTCAGAAGGCAGCACAATTGGCACGCGCATGCCTGAGCCGGGACCCCAAAGCCCGGCCGCTTATGAGCCAAGTGGTCGAAGCTCTCAAGCCACTGCTGAACCTCAAGGACATGGCCAGCTCCTCCTACTTCTACCAGACGATGCAAGCGGAGAGGATGGCACATTCGAGCAGCATGAATGGCAGGAACAGCCATAGCCTCAAGGTGCACGGGTCTTTTGCCCGCGCAAGCGCGAACGGGCAGCAGCCGATGAGGAGCATGTCTGATGGCCCCCGCGCGTCCCCGTTTCGCTACTCACCAAAGCCGAACATGAAATAACCATAGCTCCGCGTCGCTTGGTAATCCTGGTTGAACCTAGAGTCTCTCCAGATCATTCTGGGGGTGGTGGAACTTGGGTCGGGGCGGCAGGTGCCGCGGGTGAACATTGTTGTGCGACATGAATTGATGTCTGTCTGTCTGGTGTAGATTTGACATGTGAAGAAGATATAGGTGGAAAAAGAAGATGTAGGCGTTGAGATATCTCTCGTGGATGCTTTGCGTTGAAGGTTAATCTCAACTGGATGCTGCTATACATCTCTTTTCTCTTTTAAAGAATGATCTGAAGTTGCTCTTCATGCTCCCTCCCTCGGGTGGCACTTGGTTAGGAAACAGTCCATGTGCCACTTCGAGAAGAGATGGTGAGTCACGGCAGCCAATCAGTCATCCTTGGCTTGGCACGCACGCACGCGTTTTAGGAGAGGAGGCATCTTTCCTCTAGCTGGAGTGCTGCAGTCTGCGGGCACATGAGCTCGATTCCATTTCCTCGCTTGCTTCTTGCGTACATAGAGATAGGATAGGACCTTTATCGCGCTCTTGTACCAAGCAAGCAAAGCATCGCCTCACAAGGAggcaacgtctacaagaagagaGAATGGGTAGCCATTTTAGACGCCTGAGGAGCGCCAGGTCCGGGGGTTAGGGTTGGACGGTGAAGCTGATGGAACTTTCCTCCCTGATTACCCGGTTCTATCGTTGCACGGCTCCATCGCTTTCTTTCTCATCTGTCTGCCCAAAACGAATGAAAAGACGAAGAGAATCTGCAGCTTCCGATGAACTGCCGTGGTGGTGGTATGAAAGGAAGACCCGGTTGCGGTTTGCCAGTGGCAAAGCCTTCCAGTTCTGTGGCTTCTGTCCCCATGGAATTGCGCGGATGGTGCCACTCGGCTCGCACACCGCACCGCAGTTCCATCTTTGGGATCTCCCCCTGTTATTATGATGGCGAGTTAGGCTTGAGTCCAGCTGCAATCCATCCGTTAACCGTCCGGCCTCTCAAAACCATGCTCTGCACATCAGCCAGCAGCATCAAATGTTAACTACAGATTTGGCATACAAACTTGTTCGCCGGTGAGCCAGGCTTGAGATTTCTGCCTAGCGGCTAATGAGTTAAAGAGTCATCTAAGATTGATTAATGGATCACTGGCAAAGCCGTGCAGGTCTCCTCCTTGTGGATGTCAAGCTCGGGGCTTCCTCGCGTTTGCGCCGCACCTTGCACGGTCCTCGGCTTTGGGCGAAGCACGCCCTGACAAGTCCAAGCCTGCAAGGTTTCTGCCTACAAGTTCACGACGGAAGCCTTGGAGACACAAACGAGCCGGGACGAGAGTCTGGCGGCTAATCCAGCTACTACTTGTTCTACtgcttttttctttttctttttaagtACAGCCCTTGAACGTACGAGTCCGAGTGCATGATGGCGCTCAAGAATTCAGGGATTACATCAAATGTTACACTTTGCATGCCAACGTAAAGAGCGTGTTTTGTTGAAGTATCGGCCATCTCATTTTTGCATCTCTTCCGTTCAACTTCATCTCAAACCCCTGAAAATGCGAGACATAGGCGTGCGTCTCTCTGATTAAAGGACCCCTAGTCGGCCTATCCTTTCCTCCATGCAAATCATCCACAAAAGTTTGGCAACCAGATTCTATCTTGATCCTTGTCCATCCTTTCTCAACCGCGAACAACATAGCATCCCGGCAGCTAGGGCTTCACAAACAAAAGGATCAGTGACGTAACACCCATACATTGAGCACACCTCCCTGCAATGAAGGCTCCATTGTGATCTCGCGCCACCATACTTGCTCCCGCACACCCTTTCGAGACGTCAATAGCCCCATCGGTAGTAAGCTTCGCCGGCCCGTCCAATGCTCTGATAAGCCCTTCTATGATCTCCATTGAGCGGTTGGGTTGGTATTTAATCTCCTTGTTTCAGTTACTCCACACGGCCCACATCACAGGTATTGCAATGGCTGCACTCTCTTGACCGGTGAACGTTGGGTATAGCAGATCTCTCGTCCAAGTCAAAGGATGCATTGTGGTTCGGGGAAAGGAGGTTCCGTGCGGTTGTAAGGTGCACCAAGACAAGCGTCTTGCACTATGTCATGAGGGAAATCTAGCCGTTTTTCAAGGGAGGAGTCTTTTTCACGTACCGACCAAGACTGGCCACTTCTCCTACTAGTAGACCGAGTCATCGCCACCACCAGATCATAGGTATTCCTACTTTTTTGGAGAGCATGGTATATGAGGAATGATATCAATTTCTTCAAAAGAAGAGTTCACCATTGTTGCACCCAAGTCGTTCTTTGGAAGCTATGTTTACTCTCTCCTCGGAGCTAAACATGGGTATAGTGCAAGATAGTTGAGTTGATACAAAAGGCAAGGAACTTATCGGTGCATTTGTTCGGTATTCTTCTATTGCGAAAGATAAGTGGTCGAATGTTGGACATCGCCTCTAGCGGAGTTGGGTGAAAATTAATAAGGATGAAACTTTTAACCAAGTAGATGGAGTGGCGTGCATGGGTAATCAGAGATGGACACGTTGAAGTACTACTCTCATCGAGCAGAGTCCTGCCGGGATGCTTCAACATGGAAGAAGCAGAAGCGCTAGATTGTCTTGAAGGCATATGCCTATGCATCGACTGGATCTGCAAGCCGACACGGATTGATAGGATTGTGTCACGGTGGCAGGTATGTTAAATGATATGAAAAATGACAGGTTTTTCATTTGGCAAATAGTGTTGGAAGCTAAGGCGGCGTTGAATTTGCTGCCGCTATCGAGGTTTCTAAAGTTTTGAAATAATACAATTACGCGCGAAATAGCTAGGTTAGACAAAagggttttcttttcttttgttatGCACAATAATGATCATGAGTGTGTTCATGAGCTTGTTGTTCATGATTACAAATATGTTTACGATTAATTTATGTCACGCGCAACGCGCCAGTCGACTTCCGCACGGAAGAGATCGGCCACCTCCAGAGTTGTTGGATTCATCGCGCGACACGCGTTCAATTTGGTC
This genomic window contains:
- the LOC109770100 gene encoding serine/threonine-protein kinase PBL34 isoform X1, whose translation is MGLAPPELGQFDGWESSGEEERERWGWCRRSSRRGRRLPRKGGEEDAGVATGCCIRLWPMGNCPPQPRSKVDTSTSSASTHGAEKSAENGSRNQPVVSVVSGSTSTSNAESSSSASKAGEEIKVSSKLRKFGFSDLKCATRNFRPESLLGEGGFGCVFKGWIEENGTAPVKPGTGLTVAVKTLNHDGLQGHKEWVAEVDFLGNLHHPNLVKLIGYCVEDDQRLLVYEFMPRGSLDNHLFRRSLPLPWSIRMKVALGAAQGLSFLHEEAERPVIYRDFKTSNILLDSEYNAKLSDFGLAKDGPVGDKTHVSTRVMGTYGYAAPEYVMTGHLTSKSDVYSFGVVLLEMMSGRRSMDKNRPNGEHNLVEWARPLLGERQRFYKLVDPRLEGNFSVKGAQKAAQLARACLSRDPKARPLMSQVVEALKPLLNLKDMASSSYFYQTMQAERMAHSSSMNGRNSHSLKVHGSFARASANGQQPMRSMSDGPRASPFRYSPKPNMK
- the LOC109770100 gene encoding serine/threonine-protein kinase PBL34 isoform X2, with protein sequence MGLAPPELGQFDGWESSGEEERERWGWCRRSSRRGRRLPRKGGEEDAGVATGCCIRLWPMGNCPPQPRSKVDTSTSSASTHGEKSAENGSRNQPVVSVVSGSTSTSNAESSSSASKAGEEIKVSSKLRKFGFSDLKCATRNFRPESLLGEGGFGCVFKGWIEENGTAPVKPGTGLTVAVKTLNHDGLQGHKEWVAEVDFLGNLHHPNLVKLIGYCVEDDQRLLVYEFMPRGSLDNHLFRRSLPLPWSIRMKVALGAAQGLSFLHEEAERPVIYRDFKTSNILLDSEYNAKLSDFGLAKDGPVGDKTHVSTRVMGTYGYAAPEYVMTGHLTSKSDVYSFGVVLLEMMSGRRSMDKNRPNGEHNLVEWARPLLGERQRFYKLVDPRLEGNFSVKGAQKAAQLARACLSRDPKARPLMSQVVEALKPLLNLKDMASSSYFYQTMQAERMAHSSSMNGRNSHSLKVHGSFARASANGQQPMRSMSDGPRASPFRYSPKPNMK